CGAGATGAGCACGGCGTTCTACACCGAGAAGCGCACCGTGCCCGAAGGCATCGTCCATGCCGTGGACCGCTACCGCGCCCTTGTCGCCCCGCAGGCGACGGACCCAGTCGAGTTTCCACTCGCCATTGACGATGCCGCGCGTGCCGAGGCGCAGGCGCTGCTCGGTTCACTCGGTTTGTCGCCTGGCGAGCGCTTTGTCGCGGTCAATCCCGGCGCGCGCTGGGCGTCGAAACAATGGCTGTCCGAACGCTTCGGCGCCGTCGCCGCGTGGCTCCACGCCCACATCGGCCTGCGCAGCGTGTGCATCGGCGCCCGATCATTCCGTAAGCAGGCGCACGCCGTCGAGCGTGCCGGCGGCGACGCCGTGTTGAACGCGACGGGGCGCACGTCGCTCAAAGGCCTCGCCGCGCTGCTCGACCAAGCGCTCTTCTTGCTCACCAACGACTCGGGGCCCATGCACCTCGCCGTCGCCGTCGGCACGCCCGTCGTGGCGCTGTTCGGTCCGACCGATCCGGCCAAGATCGGACCCTACGGCCCGAACCACGAAGTCGTCCGCGTGCCGCTCGACTGCGTCCCGTGCGCCAAACGCGA
The sequence above is a segment of the Verrucomicrobiota bacterium genome. Coding sequences within it:
- the waaF gene encoding lipopolysaccharide heptosyltransferase II; the protein is MRILIIKPSSFGDIVMTLPALALLRRAHPEAELGWFVNAEFAGLLDGHPMLARLHVWDRGRRGSITGFVRGAVSLRRVLREVRAAGYDVAYDFQGLFRSGVIAKRSGAPARIGLSDAREMSTAFYTEKRTVPEGIVHAVDRYRALVAPQATDPVEFPLAIDDAARAEAQALLGSLGLSPGERFVAVNPGARWASKQWLSERFGAVAAWLHAHIGLRSVCIGARSFRKQAHAVERAGGDAVLNATGRTSLKGLAALLDQALFLLTNDSGPMHLAVAVGTPVVALFGPTDPAKIGPYGPNHEVVRVPLDCVPCAKRDCTEKRSCMDLLDVDRVVHACQHLLERLDASSDVEPTP